In Vigna unguiculata cultivar IT97K-499-35 chromosome 3, ASM411807v1, whole genome shotgun sequence, a single genomic region encodes these proteins:
- the LOC114176305 gene encoding uncharacterized protein LOC114176305 isoform X6 produces the protein MIDDTDNSFSTPPFHIKYARQDVHLSIMISFYLSFDVCEVQSSSVILKFELMHAPITRTGPELQGSLDPYAASVHEYKIPPKALRGLHSYCPVHFDAFHAVLVDTSIHISLLKASYHTSQQKVSSESRGSEGAYVEDYVGSNKVMLIKALMAAYDILLEDLRRISTGIGKAIDLTEITFESDATEWFAPTPPASVKSVHGEPSLQLSDMAQVISAEKSAYCINNLTEKSIQPFSWDDHLLSSFQSLGNQLLCLWNIFLKFHRENRTKILEFLRKSWVIDRRTEWSIWMVYSKLKMPHQNMNYGVEGTSMSHGVHRSSILTRRFTDDPIQSATMRAELHRRGISQMRINNRSLQDMFIFGDPLLIPIIIIERLTNGNHSASVNLDFNPLDDKKRHIVENGSRAPKKLGGGSSQQNELVLRIVVFVHGFQGNHLDLRLIRNQWLLIDPKIQFLMSEANEDKTSGDFREMGSRLAQEVISFLKKKMDKASRSGTLKDIKLSFVGHSIGNLIIRTALTESIMEPYLRYLQTYVSISGPHLGYMYSSNSLFNSGLWILKKLKGTQCIHQLTFTDDPDLENTFIYNLSKEKTLANFRNVLLLSSPQDGYVPYHSARIEPCPASSVDFSRRGKIFMEMLNNCLDQIRAHSDDRVVMRCDINFNTSSYGRNLNTLIGRTAHIEFLESDIFAKFIMWSFPELFC, from the exons ATGATTGATGATACAGACAACAGTTTTTCAACACCGCCATTCCATATTAAATATGCAAGACAGGATGTACATCTTTCCATCATGATCTCATTCTACCTGTCTTTTGACGTGTGTGAG GTACAATCCTCTTCAGTCATCTTGAAGTTTGAACTCATGCATGCTCCTATAACTCGAACTGG GCCTGAGTTACAAGGTTCTCTGGATCCATATGCTGCTTCAGTTCATGAATATAAAATCCCCCCTAAAGCTCTTCGAGGATTGCATTCATATTGTCCTGTTCATTTTGATGCTTTCCACGCTGTCCTTGTTGATACAAGCATTCACATCAGCCTACTAAAAGCTAGTTATCACACATCTCAACAGAAGGTATCCAG TGAATCCAGAGGTTCAGAAGGTGCTTATGTTGAAGATTATGTTGGGTCAAACAAG GTTATGCTCATCAAAGCATTGATGGCTGCGTATGATATTCTGCTTGAAGATTTGAGAAGAATAAGCACAGGCATTGGCAAAGCTATTGATTTGACTGAAATTACTTTTGAATCAGATGCTACAGAATGGTTTGCTCCTACTCCACCTGCATCTGTGAAAAGTGTTCATGGTGAACCATCACTTCAACTGTCTGACATGGCACAAGTAATAAGTGCCGAG AAGTCTGCTTATTGTATCAATAACCTTACTGAGAAGTCAATTCAACCTTTTTCTTGGGATGATCATCTCTTGAGCTCTTTCCAGTCTCTAGGGAATCAGCTCTTATGTCTCTGGAATATATTTCTGAAATTCCACAg GGAAAACAGAACAAAAATATTGGAATTTCTGCGGAAGTCCTGGGTGATTGATCGGAGAACTGAATGGTCTATATGGATGGTATACTCAAAGCTTAAAATGCCTCATCAAAATATGAACTATGGAGTTGAGGGGACGTCAATGTCCCACGGTGTACATAGAAGTTCAATACTTACAAGGAGATTTACTGATGAT CCTATTCAAAGTGCAACAATGCGTGCAGAACTGCACAGGCGAGGAATATCACAAATGAGG ATAAACAATAGGTCACTTCAAGACATGTTTATATTTGGAGATCCTCTGCTGATTCCTATCATTATTATAGAACGCTTGACAAACGGGAACCATTCTGCCAGTGTGAACTTAGACTTCAACCCTTTGGATGACAAAAAAAGGCATATAGTAGAAAATGGATCCAGAGCCCCAAAGAAGTTGGGTGGTGGCAGTTCACAGCAAAATGAGCTTGTTTTGAGGATAGTCGTTTTTGTTCATGGATTTCAG GGAAATCATTTGGATTTACGGCTTATTCGGAACCAATGGCTTTTAATAGACCCCAAGATACAATTTCTAATGTCAGAGGCAAATGAGGATAAAACATCTGGAGACTTCAGAGAAATGGGATCACGGCTTGCCCAAGAAGTGATCTCCTTCCTGAAAAAGAAGATGGATAAAGCTTCAAGAAGTGGAACCTTGAAGGATATCAAGCTTAGCTTTGTCGGTCATTCTATTGGGAATCTCATTATCAGGACAGCCTTAACAG AGAGCATCATGGAGCCATATCTAAGATACTTGCAAACCTATGTCTCCATATCTGGTCCACATTTGGGTTATATGTATAGTTCGAACTCTCTATTCAATTCAGGGCTGTGGATACTGAAGAAGCTCAAGGGCACACAATGCATTCACCAACTTACATTTACAGATGACCCTGATCTTGAAAATACTTTCATCTATAATCTTTCCAAG GAGAAGACATTGGCTAACTTCCGGAATGTGCTTCTTTTGTCATCACCTCAG GATGGCTATGTTCCGTACCATTCTGCCAGAATAGAACCTTGCCCAGCATCTTCTGTGGATTTCTCTAGAAGAGGGAAAATCTTCATGGAGATGCTGAATAATTGCTTGGACCAAATCCGAGCCCACTCTGACGATAGGGTGGTCATGCGCTGTGACATCAACTTCAACACCTCTTCCTATGGCAGGAACTTAAACACACTTATTGGACGGACAGCTCATATCGAGTTCTTGGAATCTGACATTTTTGCAAAGTTCATAATGTGGTCCTTCCCAGAGCTGTTTTGTTAG
- the LOC114176305 gene encoding protein FAM135B-like isoform X3: MFRRLRWFVGLNQKNWSTKRLVHVEHQHPGPARPNQLPVLDAVHEVAIYIHRFHNLDLFEQGWYKIKVTMRWEDGEDSYPGIPARVVQYEAPEVGSDNLCRVWMIDDTDNSFSTPPFHIKYARQDVHLSIMISFYLSFDVCEVQSSSVILKFELMHAPITRTGPELQGSLDPYAASVHEYKIPPKALRGLHSYCPVHFDAFHAVLVDTSIHISLLKASYHTSQQKVSSESRGSEGAYVEDYVGSNKVMLIKALMAAYDILLEDLRRISTGIGKAIDLTEITFESDATEWFAPTPPASVKSVHGEPSLQLSDMAQKSAYCINNLTEKSIQPFSWDDHLLSSFQSLGNQLLCLWNIFLKFHRENRTKILEFLRKSWVIDRRTEWSIWMVYSKLKMPHQNMNYGVEGTSMSHGVHRSSILTRRFTDDPIQSATMRAELHRRGISQMRINNRSLQDMFIFGDPLLIPIIIIERLTNGNHSASVNLDFNPLDDKKRHIVENGSRAPKKLGGGSSQQNELVLRIVVFVHGFQGNHLDLRLIRNQWLLIDPKIQFLMSEANEDKTSGDFREMGSRLAQEVISFLKKKMDKASRSGTLKDIKLSFVGHSIGNLIIRTALTESIMEPYLRYLQTYVSISGPHLGYMYSSNSLFNSGLWILKKLKGTQCIHQLTFTDDPDLENTFIYNLSKEKTLANFRNVLLLSSPQDGYVPYHSARIEPCPASSVDFSRRGKIFMEMLNNCLDQIRAHSDDRVVMRCDINFNTSSYGRNLNTLIGRTAHIEFLESDIFAKFIMWSFPELFC; this comes from the exons ATGTTTCGGAGACTCAGATGGTTTGTGGGTCTGAATCAGAAGAATTGGTCAACCAAAAGGTTGGTCCATGTTGAACATCAACATCCTGGCCCTGCCAGGCCAAACCAGTTGCCTGTGCTCGATGCCGTGCATGAAGTTGCAATTTACATTCATAGGTTTCATAATCTTGACCTCTTTGAACAAGG ATGGTACAAAATCAAGGTCACCATGAGATGGGAGGATGGTGAAGACTCCTATCCCGGCATTCCGGCGCGGGTTGTTCAGTATGAAG CTCCTGAAGTGGGTTCTGACAATTTATGTAGAGTCTGGATGATTGATGATACAGACAACAGTTTTTCAACACCGCCATTCCATATTAAATATGCAAGACAGGATGTACATCTTTCCATCATGATCTCATTCTACCTGTCTTTTGACGTGTGTGAG GTACAATCCTCTTCAGTCATCTTGAAGTTTGAACTCATGCATGCTCCTATAACTCGAACTGG GCCTGAGTTACAAGGTTCTCTGGATCCATATGCTGCTTCAGTTCATGAATATAAAATCCCCCCTAAAGCTCTTCGAGGATTGCATTCATATTGTCCTGTTCATTTTGATGCTTTCCACGCTGTCCTTGTTGATACAAGCATTCACATCAGCCTACTAAAAGCTAGTTATCACACATCTCAACAGAAGGTATCCAG TGAATCCAGAGGTTCAGAAGGTGCTTATGTTGAAGATTATGTTGGGTCAAACAAG GTTATGCTCATCAAAGCATTGATGGCTGCGTATGATATTCTGCTTGAAGATTTGAGAAGAATAAGCACAGGCATTGGCAAAGCTATTGATTTGACTGAAATTACTTTTGAATCAGATGCTACAGAATGGTTTGCTCCTACTCCACCTGCATCTGTGAAAAGTGTTCATGGTGAACCATCACTTCAACTGTCTGACATGGCACAA AAGTCTGCTTATTGTATCAATAACCTTACTGAGAAGTCAATTCAACCTTTTTCTTGGGATGATCATCTCTTGAGCTCTTTCCAGTCTCTAGGGAATCAGCTCTTATGTCTCTGGAATATATTTCTGAAATTCCACAg GGAAAACAGAACAAAAATATTGGAATTTCTGCGGAAGTCCTGGGTGATTGATCGGAGAACTGAATGGTCTATATGGATGGTATACTCAAAGCTTAAAATGCCTCATCAAAATATGAACTATGGAGTTGAGGGGACGTCAATGTCCCACGGTGTACATAGAAGTTCAATACTTACAAGGAGATTTACTGATGAT CCTATTCAAAGTGCAACAATGCGTGCAGAACTGCACAGGCGAGGAATATCACAAATGAGG ATAAACAATAGGTCACTTCAAGACATGTTTATATTTGGAGATCCTCTGCTGATTCCTATCATTATTATAGAACGCTTGACAAACGGGAACCATTCTGCCAGTGTGAACTTAGACTTCAACCCTTTGGATGACAAAAAAAGGCATATAGTAGAAAATGGATCCAGAGCCCCAAAGAAGTTGGGTGGTGGCAGTTCACAGCAAAATGAGCTTGTTTTGAGGATAGTCGTTTTTGTTCATGGATTTCAG GGAAATCATTTGGATTTACGGCTTATTCGGAACCAATGGCTTTTAATAGACCCCAAGATACAATTTCTAATGTCAGAGGCAAATGAGGATAAAACATCTGGAGACTTCAGAGAAATGGGATCACGGCTTGCCCAAGAAGTGATCTCCTTCCTGAAAAAGAAGATGGATAAAGCTTCAAGAAGTGGAACCTTGAAGGATATCAAGCTTAGCTTTGTCGGTCATTCTATTGGGAATCTCATTATCAGGACAGCCTTAACAG AGAGCATCATGGAGCCATATCTAAGATACTTGCAAACCTATGTCTCCATATCTGGTCCACATTTGGGTTATATGTATAGTTCGAACTCTCTATTCAATTCAGGGCTGTGGATACTGAAGAAGCTCAAGGGCACACAATGCATTCACCAACTTACATTTACAGATGACCCTGATCTTGAAAATACTTTCATCTATAATCTTTCCAAG GAGAAGACATTGGCTAACTTCCGGAATGTGCTTCTTTTGTCATCACCTCAG GATGGCTATGTTCCGTACCATTCTGCCAGAATAGAACCTTGCCCAGCATCTTCTGTGGATTTCTCTAGAAGAGGGAAAATCTTCATGGAGATGCTGAATAATTGCTTGGACCAAATCCGAGCCCACTCTGACGATAGGGTGGTCATGCGCTGTGACATCAACTTCAACACCTCTTCCTATGGCAGGAACTTAAACACACTTATTGGACGGACAGCTCATATCGAGTTCTTGGAATCTGACATTTTTGCAAAGTTCATAATGTGGTCCTTCCCAGAGCTGTTTTGTTAG
- the LOC114176305 gene encoding protein FAM135B-like isoform X1, which produces MFRRLRWFVGLNQKNWSTKRLVHVEHQHPGPARPNQLPVLDAVHEVAIYIHRFHNLDLFEQGWYKIKVTMRWEDGEDSYPGIPARVVQYEAPEVGSDNLCRVWMIDDTDNSFSTPPFHIKYARQDVHLSIMISFYLSFDVCEVQSSSVILKFELMHAPITRTGPELQGSLDPYAASVHEYKIPPKALRGLHSYCPVHFDAFHAVLVDTSIHISLLKASYHTSQQKVSSESRGSEGAYVEDYVGSNKVMLIKALMAAYDILLEDLRRISTGIGKAIDLTEITFESDATEWFAPTPPASVKSVHGEPSLQLSDMAQVISAEKSAYCINNLTEKSIQPFSWDDHLLSSFQSLGNQLLCLWNIFLKFHRENRTKILEFLRKSWVIDRRTEWSIWMVYSKLKMPHQNMNYGVEGTSMSHGVHRSSILTRRFTDDPIQSATMRAELHRRGISQMRINNRSLQDMFIFGDPLLIPIIIIERLTNGNHSASVNLDFNPLDDKKRHIVENGSRAPKKLGGGSSQQNELVLRIVVFVHGFQGNHLDLRLIRNQWLLIDPKIQFLMSEANEDKTSGDFREMGSRLAQEVISFLKKKMDKASRSGTLKDIKLSFVGHSIGNLIIRTALTESIMEPYLRYLQTYVSISGPHLGYMYSSNSLFNSGLWILKKLKGTQCIHQLTFTDDPDLENTFIYNLSKEKTLANFRNVLLLSSPQDGYVPYHSARIEPCPASSVDFSRRGKIFMEMLNNCLDQIRAHSDDRVVMRCDINFNTSSYGRNLNTLIGRTAHIEFLESDIFAKFIMWSFPELFC; this is translated from the exons ATGTTTCGGAGACTCAGATGGTTTGTGGGTCTGAATCAGAAGAATTGGTCAACCAAAAGGTTGGTCCATGTTGAACATCAACATCCTGGCCCTGCCAGGCCAAACCAGTTGCCTGTGCTCGATGCCGTGCATGAAGTTGCAATTTACATTCATAGGTTTCATAATCTTGACCTCTTTGAACAAGG ATGGTACAAAATCAAGGTCACCATGAGATGGGAGGATGGTGAAGACTCCTATCCCGGCATTCCGGCGCGGGTTGTTCAGTATGAAG CTCCTGAAGTGGGTTCTGACAATTTATGTAGAGTCTGGATGATTGATGATACAGACAACAGTTTTTCAACACCGCCATTCCATATTAAATATGCAAGACAGGATGTACATCTTTCCATCATGATCTCATTCTACCTGTCTTTTGACGTGTGTGAG GTACAATCCTCTTCAGTCATCTTGAAGTTTGAACTCATGCATGCTCCTATAACTCGAACTGG GCCTGAGTTACAAGGTTCTCTGGATCCATATGCTGCTTCAGTTCATGAATATAAAATCCCCCCTAAAGCTCTTCGAGGATTGCATTCATATTGTCCTGTTCATTTTGATGCTTTCCACGCTGTCCTTGTTGATACAAGCATTCACATCAGCCTACTAAAAGCTAGTTATCACACATCTCAACAGAAGGTATCCAG TGAATCCAGAGGTTCAGAAGGTGCTTATGTTGAAGATTATGTTGGGTCAAACAAG GTTATGCTCATCAAAGCATTGATGGCTGCGTATGATATTCTGCTTGAAGATTTGAGAAGAATAAGCACAGGCATTGGCAAAGCTATTGATTTGACTGAAATTACTTTTGAATCAGATGCTACAGAATGGTTTGCTCCTACTCCACCTGCATCTGTGAAAAGTGTTCATGGTGAACCATCACTTCAACTGTCTGACATGGCACAAGTAATAAGTGCCGAG AAGTCTGCTTATTGTATCAATAACCTTACTGAGAAGTCAATTCAACCTTTTTCTTGGGATGATCATCTCTTGAGCTCTTTCCAGTCTCTAGGGAATCAGCTCTTATGTCTCTGGAATATATTTCTGAAATTCCACAg GGAAAACAGAACAAAAATATTGGAATTTCTGCGGAAGTCCTGGGTGATTGATCGGAGAACTGAATGGTCTATATGGATGGTATACTCAAAGCTTAAAATGCCTCATCAAAATATGAACTATGGAGTTGAGGGGACGTCAATGTCCCACGGTGTACATAGAAGTTCAATACTTACAAGGAGATTTACTGATGAT CCTATTCAAAGTGCAACAATGCGTGCAGAACTGCACAGGCGAGGAATATCACAAATGAGG ATAAACAATAGGTCACTTCAAGACATGTTTATATTTGGAGATCCTCTGCTGATTCCTATCATTATTATAGAACGCTTGACAAACGGGAACCATTCTGCCAGTGTGAACTTAGACTTCAACCCTTTGGATGACAAAAAAAGGCATATAGTAGAAAATGGATCCAGAGCCCCAAAGAAGTTGGGTGGTGGCAGTTCACAGCAAAATGAGCTTGTTTTGAGGATAGTCGTTTTTGTTCATGGATTTCAG GGAAATCATTTGGATTTACGGCTTATTCGGAACCAATGGCTTTTAATAGACCCCAAGATACAATTTCTAATGTCAGAGGCAAATGAGGATAAAACATCTGGAGACTTCAGAGAAATGGGATCACGGCTTGCCCAAGAAGTGATCTCCTTCCTGAAAAAGAAGATGGATAAAGCTTCAAGAAGTGGAACCTTGAAGGATATCAAGCTTAGCTTTGTCGGTCATTCTATTGGGAATCTCATTATCAGGACAGCCTTAACAG AGAGCATCATGGAGCCATATCTAAGATACTTGCAAACCTATGTCTCCATATCTGGTCCACATTTGGGTTATATGTATAGTTCGAACTCTCTATTCAATTCAGGGCTGTGGATACTGAAGAAGCTCAAGGGCACACAATGCATTCACCAACTTACATTTACAGATGACCCTGATCTTGAAAATACTTTCATCTATAATCTTTCCAAG GAGAAGACATTGGCTAACTTCCGGAATGTGCTTCTTTTGTCATCACCTCAG GATGGCTATGTTCCGTACCATTCTGCCAGAATAGAACCTTGCCCAGCATCTTCTGTGGATTTCTCTAGAAGAGGGAAAATCTTCATGGAGATGCTGAATAATTGCTTGGACCAAATCCGAGCCCACTCTGACGATAGGGTGGTCATGCGCTGTGACATCAACTTCAACACCTCTTCCTATGGCAGGAACTTAAACACACTTATTGGACGGACAGCTCATATCGAGTTCTTGGAATCTGACATTTTTGCAAAGTTCATAATGTGGTCCTTCCCAGAGCTGTTTTGTTAG
- the LOC114176305 gene encoding protein FAM135B-like isoform X2 has protein sequence MFRRLRWFVGLNQKNWSTKRLVHVEHQHPGPARPNQLPVLDAVHEVAIYIHRFHNLDLFEQGWYKIKVTMRWEDGEDSYPGIPARVVQYEAPEVGSDNLCRVWMIDDTDNSFSTPPFHIKYARQDVHLSIMISFYLSFDVCEVQSSSVILKFELMHAPITRTGPELQGSLDPYAASVHEYKIPPKALRGLHSYCPVHFDAFHAVLVDTSIHISLLKASYHTSQQKVSSESRGSEGAYVEDYVGSNKVMLIKALMAAYDILLEDLRRISTGIGKAIDLTEITFESDATEWFAPTPPASVKSVHDCLPTYNLHVSLKQKSAYCINNLTEKSIQPFSWDDHLLSSFQSLGNQLLCLWNIFLKFHRENRTKILEFLRKSWVIDRRTEWSIWMVYSKLKMPHQNMNYGVEGTSMSHGVHRSSILTRRFTDDPIQSATMRAELHRRGISQMRINNRSLQDMFIFGDPLLIPIIIIERLTNGNHSASVNLDFNPLDDKKRHIVENGSRAPKKLGGGSSQQNELVLRIVVFVHGFQGNHLDLRLIRNQWLLIDPKIQFLMSEANEDKTSGDFREMGSRLAQEVISFLKKKMDKASRSGTLKDIKLSFVGHSIGNLIIRTALTESIMEPYLRYLQTYVSISGPHLGYMYSSNSLFNSGLWILKKLKGTQCIHQLTFTDDPDLENTFIYNLSKEKTLANFRNVLLLSSPQDGYVPYHSARIEPCPASSVDFSRRGKIFMEMLNNCLDQIRAHSDDRVVMRCDINFNTSSYGRNLNTLIGRTAHIEFLESDIFAKFIMWSFPELFC, from the exons ATGTTTCGGAGACTCAGATGGTTTGTGGGTCTGAATCAGAAGAATTGGTCAACCAAAAGGTTGGTCCATGTTGAACATCAACATCCTGGCCCTGCCAGGCCAAACCAGTTGCCTGTGCTCGATGCCGTGCATGAAGTTGCAATTTACATTCATAGGTTTCATAATCTTGACCTCTTTGAACAAGG ATGGTACAAAATCAAGGTCACCATGAGATGGGAGGATGGTGAAGACTCCTATCCCGGCATTCCGGCGCGGGTTGTTCAGTATGAAG CTCCTGAAGTGGGTTCTGACAATTTATGTAGAGTCTGGATGATTGATGATACAGACAACAGTTTTTCAACACCGCCATTCCATATTAAATATGCAAGACAGGATGTACATCTTTCCATCATGATCTCATTCTACCTGTCTTTTGACGTGTGTGAG GTACAATCCTCTTCAGTCATCTTGAAGTTTGAACTCATGCATGCTCCTATAACTCGAACTGG GCCTGAGTTACAAGGTTCTCTGGATCCATATGCTGCTTCAGTTCATGAATATAAAATCCCCCCTAAAGCTCTTCGAGGATTGCATTCATATTGTCCTGTTCATTTTGATGCTTTCCACGCTGTCCTTGTTGATACAAGCATTCACATCAGCCTACTAAAAGCTAGTTATCACACATCTCAACAGAAGGTATCCAG TGAATCCAGAGGTTCAGAAGGTGCTTATGTTGAAGATTATGTTGGGTCAAACAAG GTTATGCTCATCAAAGCATTGATGGCTGCGTATGATATTCTGCTTGAAGATTTGAGAAGAATAAGCACAGGCATTGGCAAAGCTATTGATTTGACTGAAATTACTTTTGAATCAGATGCTACAGAATGGTTTGCTCCTACTCCACCTGCATCTGTGAAAAGTGTTCATG ACTGTTTACCGACTTACAACCTCCATGTTTCCCTAAAACAGAAGTCTGCTTATTGTATCAATAACCTTACTGAGAAGTCAATTCAACCTTTTTCTTGGGATGATCATCTCTTGAGCTCTTTCCAGTCTCTAGGGAATCAGCTCTTATGTCTCTGGAATATATTTCTGAAATTCCACAg GGAAAACAGAACAAAAATATTGGAATTTCTGCGGAAGTCCTGGGTGATTGATCGGAGAACTGAATGGTCTATATGGATGGTATACTCAAAGCTTAAAATGCCTCATCAAAATATGAACTATGGAGTTGAGGGGACGTCAATGTCCCACGGTGTACATAGAAGTTCAATACTTACAAGGAGATTTACTGATGAT CCTATTCAAAGTGCAACAATGCGTGCAGAACTGCACAGGCGAGGAATATCACAAATGAGG ATAAACAATAGGTCACTTCAAGACATGTTTATATTTGGAGATCCTCTGCTGATTCCTATCATTATTATAGAACGCTTGACAAACGGGAACCATTCTGCCAGTGTGAACTTAGACTTCAACCCTTTGGATGACAAAAAAAGGCATATAGTAGAAAATGGATCCAGAGCCCCAAAGAAGTTGGGTGGTGGCAGTTCACAGCAAAATGAGCTTGTTTTGAGGATAGTCGTTTTTGTTCATGGATTTCAG GGAAATCATTTGGATTTACGGCTTATTCGGAACCAATGGCTTTTAATAGACCCCAAGATACAATTTCTAATGTCAGAGGCAAATGAGGATAAAACATCTGGAGACTTCAGAGAAATGGGATCACGGCTTGCCCAAGAAGTGATCTCCTTCCTGAAAAAGAAGATGGATAAAGCTTCAAGAAGTGGAACCTTGAAGGATATCAAGCTTAGCTTTGTCGGTCATTCTATTGGGAATCTCATTATCAGGACAGCCTTAACAG AGAGCATCATGGAGCCATATCTAAGATACTTGCAAACCTATGTCTCCATATCTGGTCCACATTTGGGTTATATGTATAGTTCGAACTCTCTATTCAATTCAGGGCTGTGGATACTGAAGAAGCTCAAGGGCACACAATGCATTCACCAACTTACATTTACAGATGACCCTGATCTTGAAAATACTTTCATCTATAATCTTTCCAAG GAGAAGACATTGGCTAACTTCCGGAATGTGCTTCTTTTGTCATCACCTCAG GATGGCTATGTTCCGTACCATTCTGCCAGAATAGAACCTTGCCCAGCATCTTCTGTGGATTTCTCTAGAAGAGGGAAAATCTTCATGGAGATGCTGAATAATTGCTTGGACCAAATCCGAGCCCACTCTGACGATAGGGTGGTCATGCGCTGTGACATCAACTTCAACACCTCTTCCTATGGCAGGAACTTAAACACACTTATTGGACGGACAGCTCATATCGAGTTCTTGGAATCTGACATTTTTGCAAAGTTCATAATGTGGTCCTTCCCAGAGCTGTTTTGTTAG